From Manihot esculenta cultivar AM560-2 chromosome 18, M.esculenta_v8, whole genome shotgun sequence:
TTTCTATTTTCCTTGTAGCTGGCAAACTGTGTAGAAGTTGGAGTTCCAGAGATAATCACAATGGTTTTCATCTCACAGGTAAGAATTCGTTTGCTCTTCCATATAACTTCAATTTTTTTGACTGGGTATTCGTGGTTCTTGTTTATTACATACTTCAGCCACAGTAAAATACTTTATcaataatttctatatatattttGCTTGTGGTGGCAAGTAATCTATAACTGACTAGCATCGTTGCAGTATCTTCCTCACTATGTTAAATCAACGAGGCCCATATGTGACCGTTATGCGGTGCTGCTCTCCGTTGCAATTGTATGGTTATTTGCACAACTTCTAACTTCAAGTACTTTGTATAATAACAAACCTGCAAAAACTCAGATGAGTTGCCGAACTGATCGCACTGGACTGCTTGCTGCATCACCTTGGTAAAGCTATATCAATACTAATATGGCCATCCCAAGATAATCAGTCAGTTTCACTTGGTATTATTTTGTCATGTCATCTAATTATGCAGGATATATATTCCCCATCCGTACCAGTGGGGTAGCCCAACATTTAAGGCTGGAGAAGCATTTGCAATGATGGCTGCTGCTTTTGTTTCTCTTTTTGAGGTATGCTGTGCTTCAGTGAACTTGCATGGTTTCCTGAATATTATGCAAAGACTGACAAAATGAGGTTGAAACTTTCATGAGCAATCTTGAAGTTTAATACTTATGCATATTATATCATATTTAGAAAGTTTCATCAGCAGCCATATGGAGCTAGCTGCATTGTTCAAACGTTTATTGCTAAGTCTGCAATTGGAATAATTTTGTCTTGAAGTTCTATTCTTATAAATTGCAGTCCACTGGTACATTTTACGCGACGGCAAGATATGGAAGTGCCACACCTGTTCCACCTTCAGTGGTCAGCCGTGGCACTGGCTGGCTGGTAGATCTCTTTCTTTGATGTTACATTGtggttttctttttaattctaaacTTCTAAGCTGTTTCTCATCGTCCCTTAATATTTGCAAATGTGCAGGGAATTGGGGTATTGTTCAATGGTATTTTTGGTTGTGTGACTGGATTTACTGCATCAGTGTAATGAACTTGTTTCTTCAAACTAGCCCTGGATCTTGGATTACATGCTTCTTTATGATTCAAATAATTAGAATTTCTTAAATTCTGCAGCCAAGATGCTTGCATGTTTTTTATTCTGATTCTTGTAAAAGTAAATCAGAACTTGTTCTACAGGGAAAATGCAGGTTTATTGGCATTGACAAAGGTTGGAAGCCGAAGAGTGATTCAAATATCAGCTGGATTTATGATTTTCTTCTCTGTATTTGGTAAGTTCTCTCTGTACCATATTTATATCAACTTTCAAGTTTTTAGTGTTTCATTTTTCTACCAAGGCTGTCCTAATGGATAACATTTTGTCCCTAACCAGGAAAAATTGGGGCATTGTTTGCTTCCATACCCCTGCCAATTGTAGCAGCAATTTATTGTGTCTTATTTGGCTATGTGTGTAAGTAAAGATTTTACCTTTCTGAAGTACAGAATCCAAAACATTTATCAGCAAGTGTGTGGACTGACTTGATATGCATCCAGTAATTAGATATTGAAAAAGTTAGACAGATTTGAGTTTAAATCTTTTCCTATAAATTTGGACACAGCTTCTGCAGGCCTGGGATTCCTCCAGTTCTGTAACCTGAACAGTTTCAGAACAAAATTTGTTCTGGGTTTCTCTTTCTTCATGGGTATTTCAGTACCACAATACTTCAGAGAACACTATCAACTGGGATCTCACACTAGTTCTAGATGGGTGAGATGCTAGAACTAATCCTTTTGCTACTCGATATATAAACAATGTGTAGAATTGGCTTTTTACATGATTTTTCATTCATTGAGTTGCAGTTTCATGATATAGTCACCGTCATCTTCACATCTCATGCAACGGTAGCTGCTTTGGTTGGCGTGTTCTTGGATTGCACACTTAGGCGTGAAAATGATGAAACAAGAAACGTCGGTGGCTTGAAGTGGTGGGAGAAGTTCAGCTTATACAATTCTGATGTTAGGAATGATGAATTCTATGCTCTACCTTGCAGGCTTAATGAACTTTTCCCAGCCCTTTAGTCTTTCTTTATTGTGCTTTTTGCCTGGTTAAAATTTgtgaaggaaaaaagaaaagaaaaaaaaaaacactagcTTGTTGCAATTTGCTGAATGTGTGTTTTTAATagttaatttctttctttccttcttcCAAGTTTGTCTGGACATGAGCATGCAAATCCAAGATAAAAATTGTCAATTAGGGACAATATGACTAAATCCCACATATCTTTCTTTATCCTCATTGCCAAATAAATCTTAACTGAATGAAAGTGTGCCTGTGATGGGCCTATCAGTTGAAACGCCTTTTCTTCATAAGTTGATACTCTACATGGAGAAGCCCACCAACCCCATGTTTATGAGATTCTGATAAGGAAATTATATGGGCTTGGAGCATTGATTTACTGTACAAGGATTCCTCAGATTTGGAAGCCACGCAATTTTGACAATGCTGGCCACAGTCACCCGCTTTTATACACCATGCTTGTGGCCGGTTCTTATACACACTGCCAAGCCAAGCCAGTGGACATAAGATGCTGAGAATTGGCATTGTTGAATGGTTGCTTAAGCTTTTGGAGGCACATAAATTGATGCAAGAAAACTCTCATCAATACCCAGTTGTGTATACATTCGTCTAATTCAAAGCTACCatcacactttttttttttgaacaaaAGCTACCATCACACTTTATAAGTAGagcttaatataattttaatatatataataatttagagTTAAtcgaatatataaaattttaatcttcaatttatttaatttaattttggagaTAGCTGAGTCAGATAATAATTCAGTTTTGCATTtcaggaaaaaataataataattcaggTTCAAATAattctatattaaaaaaaaaaaaagaattaaaatatacattGGTTGGCACATAAGCCGAGCCCATTACATCAATCATAGACTCAAAGCTATAACTCTGAGGTGTCCGGACAACCCAAAATCTAAATAGGGCCCGCCTTACCTAATAATTTTTGGGACTAGCGGTTCAGCTAAGATAATAAAATATGTGATCAAAATCGATCAGCAACATCGTGGCCGTACATGATGGGCTTCCCATGGCCCATCAATCTGATGAATTATAGTGCAACACATGTCCTTCTTGTTGACCTGTAAGTACTTGTTTGGATGCCCTGAAATTGTCATCCCAAAAGCCAGGCCGGAATCACCTCTCCTTTATTTCGCAGAGACTTCCTTTATGTAAATTGTACTGGTAATATATTGCTAGTTACCGCCTCCAAAAGATTTCATAAtctctgcttttttttttcttaaaaaaaataatttaataccatttttaaattttaaccatGCAAACTTTACTACATTACGATTCAATATTACATTTAATTTCCTAAAAATttagcatttttttttaatttcctaATCTACACAATTTCAATTCCAACACTGATTCTAATTGCAATGCGATAGCAAACAAGACCACATTGAATTGGTGATGCTAAGAGCATATTGTCTAGTAGCATTTATGAGGGAGGAAAAGATATTTGTTGTGTGGAAAATTGTGCCATAATCCAAAAGAAACGCCAACCGATTCCCAAATGGGACCATGGATTCAAAACGTTGAGCTGGTCAGCACTCTCAATTAATTTCCTTCCGGGTTAAAAATCACTACTCACATAAATTTAGgtgaaatagaataaaatttaaaaattaaattttaatatttatataaattaaattgatttgattttaaatataaattaattaaaattgaactgattggatttataatttgaataatttttttaataaattttttagtttttatattttatttttaatattttaaaatttaattaaaatattttaattataatataatatctttataatatcaaaaataatatattatagtcAGTGATGGACtcgattttataatttttttaataaaaaataaaataaattaaaataattaaaattttttaaaataaaaattaaataaaagcaaaattt
This genomic window contains:
- the LOC110606695 gene encoding putative nucleobase-ascorbate transporter 10; amino-acid sequence: MAQAGCGSSGGGANKKAEELQPYPVKEQLPGVQYCVNSPPPWPEALVLGFQHYLLTLGINVLIPSLIVPEMGGGDDEKAKVIQTLLFVSGFSTLFQTLFGTRLPSVVVGSHAYVISTTSILLANRNNMFIDPHERFRQTMRAIQGALIISGCFQMVMGFFGLWRNAVRFFSPLSIVPYVTFTGLGLYYLGFPMLANCVEVGVPEIITMVFISQYLPHYVKSTRPICDRYAVLLSVAIVWLFAQLLTSSTLYNNKPAKTQMSCRTDRTGLLAASPWIYIPHPYQWGSPTFKAGEAFAMMAAAFVSLFESTGTFYATARYGSATPVPPSVVSRGTGWLGIGVLFNGIFGCVTGFTASVENAGLLALTKVGSRRVIQISAGFMIFFSVFGKIGALFASIPLPIVAAIYCVLFGYVSSAGLGFLQFCNLNSFRTKFVLGFSFFMGISVPQYFREHYQLGSHTSSRWFHDIVTVIFTSHATVAALVGVFLDCTLRRENDETRNVGGLKWWEKFSLYNSDVRNDEFYALPCRLNELFPAL